A single Abyssisolibacter fermentans DNA region contains:
- the grdH gene encoding betaine reductase selenoprotein B: MKKAILYLNQFFGQIGGEDKADFAPEIREGHVGPAMELDKRLKNAEVTHTIICGDNFMGSNEEEAVSTILGFLEDKEFDIFFAGPAFQAGRYGNACGVIAKAVKEKFNVPVISSMHEENPGVEMFKKDIVIFPGGKSAAAMRKDIKKIAAYGDKILAGEKLGTAEEEGYYERGIRHQVWLESKKTAADRAVEMLIKKVNGEEFQTELPIPKLDRVPIAAPVLDLSKANIALATSGGIVPVDNPDRIQSASATRWGRYDISEMDRLEGGVFKTIHAGYDPAAADADPNVCVPVDALKAYEKEGKIGKVHEYFYSTVGTGTTQGEAARMGKEIVEYLKKDGVDAVILTSTUGTCTRCGATMVKEIERAGIPVVQMANLIPVAKTVGANKIVPTISIPYPLGDPATTKEEQWKLRYHRVGVALDALTDDVKEQTIYKVKI, from the coding sequence ATGAAGAAAGCAATATTATATTTAAACCAATTCTTTGGTCAAATCGGAGGAGAGGATAAAGCTGATTTTGCACCGGAGATAAGAGAAGGTCATGTTGGACCTGCAATGGAGCTAGATAAAAGATTAAAAAATGCAGAGGTTACACACACTATTATATGTGGAGATAACTTCATGGGTTCAAATGAAGAAGAAGCTGTTAGCACAATATTAGGCTTCTTAGAAGATAAAGAGTTTGATATATTCTTCGCTGGCCCAGCTTTTCAAGCAGGTAGATATGGAAATGCTTGTGGTGTAATCGCAAAAGCTGTAAAGGAAAAATTTAATGTACCAGTTATATCTTCAATGCATGAAGAAAATCCTGGTGTTGAAATGTTTAAGAAAGATATTGTTATTTTCCCAGGTGGTAAAAGTGCAGCTGCCATGAGAAAAGATATTAAGAAAATAGCTGCTTACGGAGATAAAATATTAGCTGGTGAAAAGCTTGGTACAGCAGAGGAAGAAGGTTATTACGAAAGAGGAATTAGACATCAAGTTTGGCTTGAAAGTAAAAAAACTGCTGCTGACCGTGCTGTTGAGATGCTTATTAAAAAAGTAAATGGTGAAGAATTTCAAACAGAATTGCCAATACCTAAATTAGATAGAGTACCTATTGCAGCTCCTGTATTAGATTTATCAAAAGCAAATATTGCACTAGCTACATCTGGTGGTATTGTGCCTGTTGACAATCCAGACAGAATTCAATCAGCTTCTGCTACTAGATGGGGAAGATATGATATATCAGAAATGGATAGATTAGAAGGTGGAGTATTTAAAACAATCCATGCGGGTTATGACCCTGCTGCTGCTGATGCAGATCCAAATGTATGTGTACCTGTAGATGCTCTTAAAGCTTATGAAAAAGAAGGGAAGATTGGAAAGGTACATGAGTATTTCTATTCAACTGTTGGTACAGGGACTACTCAAGGCGAAGCAGCAAGAATGGGTAAAGAAATAGTTGAGTATCTAAAGAAAGATGGAGTTGACGCAGTTATACTAACATCTACCTGAGGTACTTGTACACGTTGCGGTGCAACGATGGTAAAAGAAATTGAAAGAGCTGGAATTCCTGTAGTTCAAATGGCTAACTTGATTCCGGTTGCTAAAACAGTTGGAGCGAATAAGATTGTGCCTACAATATCTATACCATATCCATTAGGAGATCCAGCTACAACAAAGGAAGAACAATGGAAGCTAAGATATCATAGAGTAGGAGTTGCTTTAGACGCTTTAACAGACGATGTTAAAGAACAGACAATTTATAAAGTAAAAATATAG
- the trxA gene encoding thioredoxin TrxA, which translates to MLALDKKTFEPEVLEAEGYVFVDFWSEGCEPCKALLPSVEELAGKYEASMKFCKLDITKARRLAIKQKVLGLPTIVIYKDGQKIDELTKDDATESNIEAMIKKYI; encoded by the coding sequence ATGTTAGCATTAGACAAAAAGACTTTTGAACCTGAAGTATTAGAAGCTGAAGGTTATGTATTTGTAGATTTCTGGAGTGAAGGTTGTGAACCATGTAAAGCATTGTTACCTTCAGTTGAAGAATTGGCAGGCAAATATGAAGCTTCAATGAAATTTTGTAAGTTAGATATAACTAAAGCAAGAAGATTAGCTATAAAACAAAAAGTATTAGGATTACCAACTATAGTTATTTATAAAGATGGTCAAAAGATAGATGAATTAACAAAAGATGATGCAACAGAATCTAATATTGAAGCTATGATAAAAAAATATATATAG
- the grdA gene encoding glycine/sarcosine/betaine reductase complex selenoprotein A, translating to MGLYDGKKVIVIGDRDGIPGPAVEECLKETGAEVVFSSTECFVUTAAGAMDLENQKRVKELTEKHGDENIIVLLGAAEAEAAGLAAETVTGGDPTFAGPLAGVQLGLRVYHVVEPQFKDEVNPDVYEEQIGMMEMVLDVDEIIEEMTDIREEFCKFND from the coding sequence ATGGGATTATATGATGGTAAAAAAGTCATCGTAATCGGTGACAGAGATGGAATCCCTGGTCCTGCTGTAGAAGAATGTCTTAAAGAAACAGGAGCTGAAGTAGTTTTTTCTTCAACTGAATGTTTTGTCTGAACTGCCGCAGGAGCAATGGATTTGGAAAATCAAAAAAGGGTTAAAGAACTTACTGAAAAGCATGGTGATGAAAATATCATCGTGTTATTAGGAGCAGCAGAAGCTGAAGCAGCTGGTTTAGCGGCTGAAACAGTTACTGGTGGAGACCCTACTTTTGCAGGTCCATTAGCAGGAGTCCAGTTAGGGCTTAGAGTATATCATGTTGTTGAACCTCAATTTAAGGACGAAGTTAATCCAGACGTTTATGAAGAACAAATTGGTATGATGGAAATGGTACTGGATGTTGATGAAATTATAGAAGAAATGACTGATATAAGAGAAGAATTTTGTAAATTCAATGACTAA
- a CDS encoding BCCT family transporter, which translates to MNSVKQKKSNAVFYISLAVVFIIVAWGLFAPGNFEISANKAFGFLVGNFGWLYLLVMSLFIIFSVWIALSKYGKIKLGPDDSKPDYSFISWFAMLFSAGMGIGLVFWGVAEPLNHFAGTMREPGTQAAADFAIMKSFLHWGLHPWANYSVLALALAYMQFRKNKPGLISSVFIPLIGEKAAKGPIGKLIDILAIFATVAGVATSLGLGTLQINSGLSYMFGIPESKLVQIIIVVVVTILFMMSAITGLDKGIKFLSNLNVGIAGVLLIISIIIGPTLLIFSSLGKGILMYAKDLVVDAYPFGKGAWYGSWTIFYWAWWIAWAPFVGTFIARISRGRTIREFVGGVLLAPTLASLIWFACFGTLGIETGLETAKVAIAETSTAFFVVMDQYSLGTLISLVAVILLCTFFVTSADSATFVLGMMSQNGDLNPDLKRKVTWGIIQSLLALSLLLSGGLKMLQTASIVAAFPFVFIMFFTMISIVKALRKENI; encoded by the coding sequence ATGAATTCTGTCAAACAGAAAAAAAGTAATGCTGTTTTTTATATATCTTTAGCAGTTGTATTCATAATAGTTGCTTGGGGCTTATTTGCACCTGGAAACTTTGAAATATCAGCGAACAAGGCTTTTGGGTTTTTAGTAGGTAATTTTGGATGGCTTTATCTATTAGTAATGTCATTGTTTATTATATTTTCTGTATGGATTGCTTTAAGTAAATACGGAAAAATAAAACTTGGTCCGGATGATTCAAAACCTGACTATAGCTTTATATCTTGGTTTGCAATGTTATTCTCAGCGGGTATGGGAATTGGACTTGTGTTTTGGGGTGTAGCTGAACCTTTAAATCACTTTGCAGGTACAATGAGAGAACCTGGTACTCAAGCAGCAGCTGATTTTGCAATTATGAAATCGTTTTTACATTGGGGTTTACATCCTTGGGCAAATTATAGTGTTTTAGCTTTAGCACTTGCATACATGCAATTTAGAAAAAATAAACCTGGTCTCATTAGTAGTGTATTTATACCATTAATAGGAGAAAAAGCAGCTAAAGGACCTATAGGTAAATTGATTGATATATTAGCTATATTTGCTACCGTTGCCGGAGTTGCAACATCATTGGGTTTAGGTACTTTACAGATAAACAGTGGTTTAAGCTATATGTTTGGAATTCCTGAAAGCAAGCTTGTTCAAATTATCATTGTAGTAGTTGTAACTATATTATTTATGATGTCAGCTATTACAGGTTTAGACAAAGGAATTAAGTTTTTATCTAACTTAAATGTTGGTATTGCTGGAGTATTATTAATCATATCTATAATTATTGGACCAACACTTTTAATATTTAGTTCATTAGGGAAAGGTATTTTGATGTACGCTAAAGATTTAGTTGTAGATGCATACCCATTTGGTAAAGGTGCATGGTATGGGTCTTGGACTATATTCTATTGGGCTTGGTGGATAGCTTGGGCTCCATTTGTAGGTACCTTTATAGCTCGTATTTCCAGAGGAAGAACTATAAGAGAATTTGTTGGAGGAGTACTTTTAGCACCAACACTTGCTTCATTGATATGGTTTGCTTGCTTTGGAACACTGGGAATAGAAACAGGACTCGAAACTGCTAAAGTAGCAATAGCAGAAACGTCTACAGCGTTCTTTGTAGTTATGGATCAATATTCACTGGGAACTCTTATATCTTTAGTTGCTGTAATACTTCTTTGTACATTCTTTGTAACGTCAGCAGATTCAGCTACATTCGTACTTGGTATGATGTCACAAAATGGAGACTTAAATCCAGACTTAAAAAGAAAAGTTACTTGGGGAATAATTCAGTCTTTACTTGCTTTATCGCTATTATTGTCAGGTGGACTAAAAATGCTTCAAACAGCTTCGATTGTTGCAGCTTTCCCATTTGTTTTTATAATGTTCTTTACTATGATATCAATAGTTAAAGCATTAAGAAAGGAAAATATTTAA
- the grdC gene encoding glycine/sarcosine/betaine reductase complex component C subunit beta — protein MSFAVIKGAGYVLVHTPDMIMHNGTTQTTEKIVNPESEYLKALPKHLRKYEDVVNYPPNQTYIGEITPEKLAEYEMPWFDKKVENASRFGKYGEIMPQDEFIGLMKIADAFDLVMLTDEFTKQVKEKLNKHPLITEEMVSKIKEGSDLESIKEQIEKHHAEAIYNDEKLVGCVKRAHDVDINLNAHVMFENLVVKASGILSMLNLFEKNDIDPKNIDYVVECSEEACGDMNQRGGGNFAKAIAEVCGCDNATGSDTRGFCAAPTHALIEAASLVKAGTYDNVVIVAGGATAKLGMNGKDHVKKEMPILEDTLGGFAVLVSKNDGVNPVIRTDLIGKHTVGTGSSPQAVITSLITNPLDKGNMKITDIDKYSVEMQNPDITKPAGAGDVPTANYKMIGALGVKRKELDRKELPQFVKKHGMAGWAPTQGHIPSGVPYIGFAKDEIIAGTIKKAMIVGKGSLFLGRMTNLFDGVSVIIEANSGETETQGALPAEALKKMVAEAMREFASKLCEE, from the coding sequence ATGTCTTTTGCAGTTATAAAAGGAGCTGGATATGTTTTAGTACATACTCCAGACATGATTATGCATAATGGTACAACTCAAACAACTGAGAAAATTGTAAATCCAGAATCAGAATATTTAAAAGCATTACCTAAACATCTTAGAAAATATGAGGATGTAGTAAATTATCCTCCAAATCAGACATATATAGGAGAAATAACACCAGAGAAACTTGCAGAATATGAGATGCCTTGGTTTGATAAAAAAGTTGAAAATGCAAGTAGGTTTGGTAAATATGGTGAAATTATGCCTCAAGATGAATTCATAGGGTTAATGAAAATTGCTGATGCGTTTGATTTAGTTATGTTAACAGATGAATTTACAAAGCAAGTTAAAGAAAAACTAAATAAACATCCATTAATTACAGAAGAAATGGTATCAAAAATTAAAGAAGGTTCTGATTTAGAAAGTATTAAAGAACAAATAGAAAAACATCATGCTGAAGCAATATATAATGATGAAAAATTAGTTGGTTGTGTTAAGAGAGCCCATGATGTTGATATAAATTTAAATGCGCATGTAATGTTTGAAAACTTAGTTGTTAAAGCATCAGGTATATTATCTATGTTAAATTTATTCGAAAAAAACGACATAGATCCAAAAAATATTGATTATGTTGTGGAATGTTCAGAAGAAGCATGTGGAGATATGAATCAAAGAGGTGGAGGAAACTTTGCTAAAGCAATAGCAGAAGTTTGTGGTTGTGATAATGCTACGGGATCTGATACTAGAGGTTTCTGTGCTGCTCCAACACATGCATTGATAGAGGCTGCTTCTCTTGTAAAAGCAGGGACATATGACAATGTTGTTATTGTTGCTGGTGGTGCAACTGCTAAACTTGGAATGAATGGTAAAGACCATGTTAAAAAAGAAATGCCAATACTTGAAGATACTTTAGGCGGTTTTGCAGTTCTTGTAAGTAAAAACGATGGAGTAAATCCTGTTATTAGAACTGATTTAATAGGTAAACATACAGTTGGAACAGGTTCTTCACCACAAGCTGTAATTACTTCTTTAATAACTAATCCTTTAGATAAAGGTAACATGAAAATAACAGATATAGATAAGTACTCTGTTGAAATGCAAAATCCAGATATAACAAAACCTGCTGGAGCAGGAGATGTGCCTACAGCAAACTATAAAATGATAGGAGCTTTAGGAGTTAAGAGAAAAGAATTAGACAGAAAAGAGCTTCCACAGTTTGTAAAGAAACATGGTATGGCTGGCTGGGCACCAACGCAAGGTCACATTCCGTCAGGAGTACCATATATAGGGTTTGCTAAAGATGAAATAATAGCAGGAACCATCAAAAAAGCTATGATAGTTGGAAAGGGAAGTTTATTCTTAGGAAGAATGACTAACTTATTTGATGGAGTGTCTGTAATAATAGAAGCTAACAGCGGTGAAACTGAGACTCAAGGTGCACTTCCTGCTGAAGCGTTAAAGAAAATGGTAGCAGAAGCTATGAGAGAATTTGCATCTAAGCTTTGTGAAGAATAG
- the grdD gene encoding glycine/sarcosine/betaine reductase complex component C subunit alpha, producing the protein MEHNKIKQMIAEVFNDIADGIETGQFGKKVRIGVTVLGSEHGTENVLNGAMAAQENDNSIEVVLIGPKNDTNLKNYEADTEEQQHKVMEKLLDSGEIQGCVTLHYNFPIGVSTVGRVITPAKGKEMLIATTTGTSSPHRTEAMVKNGLYGIIVAKALGKKNPTVGILNVDGARQVERTLKELKSNGYDINFTESLRADGGAVMRGNDLLAGTPDVMITDSLTGNLLIKMFSSYTTGGSYEALGYGYGPGVGDGYERNILIISRASGSPLIASAIKYAGEVARGDIIKKSKEEFEKAKKAKLNDILKELTKDKKSNKEDEEEITPPKKEIVTGAISGIDIMDLEDAVKEIWKNNIYAETGMGCTGPIVMVNVKNIDDASDILAKAGYITKD; encoded by the coding sequence ATGGAGCATAATAAAATAAAACAAATGATTGCTGAGGTTTTTAATGACATAGCAGATGGTATTGAAACAGGTCAATTTGGAAAGAAAGTCAGAATAGGTGTTACTGTTTTAGGAAGTGAACATGGCACAGAAAATGTTTTAAATGGAGCTATGGCTGCACAAGAAAATGATAATTCAATAGAAGTAGTATTAATTGGTCCTAAAAATGACACAAATCTAAAAAACTATGAAGCAGATACAGAAGAACAGCAGCACAAGGTTATGGAAAAACTTTTAGATTCAGGAGAAATACAAGGATGTGTAACTTTACATTATAACTTCCCTATAGGAGTTTCTACAGTAGGTAGAGTAATAACTCCTGCAAAAGGAAAGGAAATGCTTATAGCTACAACAACAGGTACTTCATCTCCTCATAGAACAGAAGCTATGGTTAAAAATGGTCTATATGGAATAATTGTAGCTAAGGCATTGGGCAAAAAGAATCCAACGGTAGGCATATTAAATGTTGATGGAGCAAGACAAGTAGAAAGAACATTAAAAGAGCTTAAATCTAATGGATATGACATAAATTTCACAGAGTCACTAAGAGCAGATGGCGGAGCTGTTATGAGAGGAAATGATTTGCTAGCAGGAACACCAGATGTTATGATAACAGATTCTCTTACTGGAAATTTGTTAATTAAAATGTTTTCATCATACACAACGGGTGGAAGCTATGAGGCATTAGGCTATGGCTATGGTCCGGGAGTTGGAGATGGATATGAAAGAAATATTCTTATTATATCAAGAGCTTCAGGTTCACCTCTCATTGCGAGTGCAATAAAATATGCCGGGGAAGTAGCTAGAGGAGACATTATAAAGAAATCAAAGGAAGAGTTTGAAAAAGCTAAAAAAGCTAAACTTAATGATATTTTAAAAGAACTGACAAAAGATAAAAAGTCCAATAAAGAGGATGAAGAAGAAATAACGCCTCCTAAAAAAGAAATTGTGACAGGAGCAATTTCAGGTATAGATATCATGGATTTAGAAGATGCTGTAAAAGAAATCTGGAAAAATAATATCTATGCTGAAACTGGAATGGGATGTACCGGTCCTATAGTAATGGTTAATGTAAAAAATATTGATGACGCTTCTGATATTTTAGCAAAAGCAGGATATATAACAAAAGACTAG
- the trxB gene encoding thioredoxin-disulfide reductase yields the protein MEKTYDIVIIGGGPAGLAAGLYAGRATLDAVIIEKSKVGGQIVTTEEVANVPGSVRDASGPSLIARMVEQSEEFGSNIVKDTVTELKLDGHIKEVICEKETYKAKAVIYAAGAKPRLLGVPGEKEFTGKGVSYCATCDGAFFEDMEVFVVGGGDSAVEEAMFLTNFARKVYLLSRDPELTCAKSIQEKVFNNEKIEIKWNTEIKEIKGDGIVESIVLYNRETKEESIHEADEEDGTFGVFIFIGYVPQTNVLKDILELDHGYIKTDDRMATGVDGLFAAGDCRVKPLRQVVTAASDGAIAAVSAEKYIEHLG from the coding sequence GTGGAAAAAACATATGATATTGTGATTATTGGTGGAGGACCTGCAGGATTAGCAGCAGGTTTATATGCCGGAAGAGCTACATTAGATGCTGTAATTATAGAAAAATCAAAGGTTGGAGGACAAATAGTGACGACTGAAGAAGTTGCTAATGTTCCAGGTAGTGTAAGAGATGCCAGTGGTCCTTCATTAATAGCAAGAATGGTAGAACAATCAGAAGAATTTGGATCAAATATAGTAAAAGACACAGTAACTGAATTAAAATTAGACGGTCATATAAAAGAAGTTATATGTGAAAAAGAAACTTACAAAGCAAAAGCAGTTATTTATGCAGCAGGAGCTAAACCAAGACTATTAGGAGTTCCGGGTGAAAAAGAATTCACAGGTAAAGGAGTATCATATTGTGCAACATGTGATGGGGCTTTCTTTGAAGATATGGAAGTATTTGTAGTTGGCGGTGGTGATTCAGCAGTTGAAGAAGCTATGTTTTTAACAAACTTTGCAAGAAAAGTTTATTTATTATCAAGAGACCCAGAGCTAACATGTGCAAAGTCAATACAAGAAAAAGTATTTAATAATGAGAAAATTGAGATAAAATGGAACACAGAAATTAAAGAAATAAAAGGCGATGGAATAGTAGAGTCAATCGTTCTATACAACAGAGAAACAAAGGAAGAATCTATTCATGAAGCTGATGAAGAAGATGGAACATTTGGAGTATTTATATTCATTGGTTACGTACCTCAAACTAATGTATTGAAAGATATACTAGAGCTTGACCATGGATATATAAAGACAGATGATAGAATGGCTACAGGTGTAGATGGATTATTTGCAGCAGGAGATTGCAGAGTAAAACCATTAAGACAGGTAGTAACAGCAGCATCAGACGGAGCAATAGCAGCAGTATCAGCAGAAAAATATATTGAGCATTTAGGATAA
- a CDS encoding MalY/PatB family protein, giving the protein MGFDEVINRKNTNSVKWDMNEEFFGRKDILSMWVADMDFKAPDEVLGALKKRVEHGIFGYSYRSDSYLESIISWVKKRHGWNIKKEWITFSPGIVPALGVTVEAFSNIGDKILVQSPSYPPFKQTIKDNGRIVIDNKLIIKDNKYYMDLDKLHKQITIKDVSFTSNSGSGKLLKDAKVKMFMLCNPHNPVGRVWTKEELIKLGDVCLENNMIIVSDEIHSDIIYSDYKHIPIASLSKELEQNSITCIAPSKTFSLAGLSTSVIIIPNEKLRNEFNDILSKHRLDGGNVLGEVALEAAYTHGENWLEDLLFYLEGNLNYLKDYLKVNIPQIKPIDSEATYLVWLNCSGLKLKDRDLLDFFVEKAGIGVNPGSAFDEECLEYVRLNIACPRAILKTALDNLKKAVDEII; this is encoded by the coding sequence ATGGGATTTGACGAAGTTATAAATAGAAAGAACACTAATAGTGTTAAATGGGATATGAATGAAGAATTTTTTGGTAGGAAAGATATTCTATCTATGTGGGTAGCTGATATGGATTTTAAGGCTCCAGATGAAGTTCTTGGAGCACTTAAAAAACGTGTAGAGCACGGAATATTTGGATATTCATATAGATCTGATTCATACTTAGAATCAATAATAAGTTGGGTTAAGAAAAGGCATGGTTGGAATATAAAGAAAGAGTGGATAACTTTTTCGCCAGGTATAGTACCAGCTTTAGGTGTTACTGTTGAGGCTTTCAGTAATATAGGAGACAAAATTCTAGTCCAAAGTCCTTCTTATCCACCATTCAAGCAAACAATAAAAGATAATGGAAGAATTGTAATAGATAATAAGCTCATCATAAAAGACAATAAATATTATATGGACTTAGATAAATTACATAAACAAATAACAATAAAGGATGTTAGTTTTACTAGTAACAGTGGATCAGGAAAGCTACTTAAAGATGCTAAAGTAAAAATGTTTATGCTTTGTAATCCACACAATCCAGTAGGCAGAGTATGGACAAAAGAAGAACTTATTAAGCTTGGAGACGTGTGTTTAGAAAATAATATGATAATTGTATCAGATGAAATACATTCTGATATTATATATTCTGATTACAAGCATATACCTATAGCTTCACTTTCCAAGGAATTAGAGCAGAATTCTATAACTTGTATAGCTCCTAGTAAAACATTTAGTTTGGCAGGATTGTCAACTTCAGTAATAATTATACCAAATGAAAAGCTTAGAAATGAATTCAATGATATATTATCTAAGCATAGATTAGATGGTGGTAATGTACTAGGAGAGGTTGCTCTAGAAGCAGCATATACACATGGTGAAAATTGGCTTGAAGATTTATTATTTTATTTAGAAGGAAACTTAAATTATCTAAAAGATTATTTAAAAGTAAACATACCTCAAATAAAACCTATTGATTCAGAGGCTACTTACCTGGTTTGGTTAAATTGTAGTGGACTGAAATTAAAAGATAGAGATTTATTAGATTTCTTTGTAGAAAAAGCTGGTATTGGTGTTAATCCAGGATCAGCATTTGATGAAGAATGTTTAGAGTATGTAAGGCTAAATATAGCATGTCCTAGAGCTATATTAAAAACTGCACTGGATAACTTAAAAAAAGCTGTAGATGAAATAATATAA
- a CDS encoding flavodoxin family protein has protein sequence MKTLVTYFSRSGYTESLAKDIAQRINGDLDKIKDDKSWKGALGFVKGGYYALKKKKTQIIYTKKPEEYDMVIIVSPVWAGKVPPAINSYCIKLKDKFKNLALVLDCESSDLKKSFDYVESISPKLNAKLGIAKKKMSDEDIKKSIEMFVEEIKEIS, from the coding sequence ATGAAAACACTGGTTACTTATTTTTCTAGATCAGGCTACACTGAGAGTTTAGCTAAAGATATTGCACAGAGAATAAATGGTGACTTAGATAAAATAAAAGACGACAAAAGTTGGAAGGGTGCTTTAGGCTTTGTAAAAGGTGGCTATTATGCATTAAAAAAGAAAAAGACGCAAATTATATATACAAAAAAACCAGAAGAATATGATATGGTAATTATAGTATCACCAGTCTGGGCAGGAAAAGTGCCACCAGCTATTAATAGTTACTGTATCAAACTAAAAGATAAGTTTAAAAATTTAGCTTTAGTACTAGATTGTGAAAGTAGTGATTTAAAGAAATCATTTGACTATGTTGAGAGTATATCGCCAAAATTAAATGCAAAGCTTGGAATAGCAAAAAAGAAAATGTCTGATGAAGATATTAAAAAATCAATAGAAATGTTCGTAGAAGAAATAAAAGAAATATCTTAA
- a CDS encoding LysE family transporter translates to MFNIIPFLSYVFAVTFTPGPNNIMSMVNASKSGYKKTFKFILGVFTGFFIIMILCSFFNLILFNAMPKIKIFMGILGAVYMTYLAIKIVKSKEEVSNKDEKHISSFITGITMQFVNPKVILYGITVISNFVIPYYKSNVAIILFSIFLAFIALISTSCWALFGALFNKFLSKYRKPFNIVMGLLLIYSAISISGITHLF, encoded by the coding sequence ATGTTTAATATTATTCCGTTTTTATCTTATGTTTTTGCGGTAACATTTACACCTGGTCCAAATAATATTATGTCTATGGTAAATGCAAGTAAATCTGGGTATAAAAAAACTTTCAAATTTATATTAGGCGTATTTACAGGATTCTTTATAATTATGATTCTTTGTAGTTTTTTTAATCTTATACTATTTAACGCAATGCCAAAGATTAAAATATTCATGGGTATTTTAGGAGCTGTATATATGACATACCTTGCAATAAAAATAGTGAAAAGTAAAGAGGAAGTAAGTAATAAGGATGAAAAACATATAAGTTCATTCATTACTGGTATAACAATGCAATTTGTTAATCCCAAAGTAATACTATATGGTATAACTGTAATTTCTAACTTTGTTATTCCTTATTACAAATCTAATGTTGCCATAATTCTTTTTTCTATTTTCTTAGCATTTATTGCTTTGATTTCAACTTCATGTTGGGCATTATTTGGAGCACTTTTTAATAAATTCTTATCAAAATATAGAAAACCATTTAACATAGTAATGGGATTACTGTTAATTTATAGTGCTATATCTATATCAGGTATAACTCATTTGTTTTAA
- a CDS encoding response regulator transcription factor: MYEIKILLVEDNDRIREIIRKYLERESFVLFEASTGEEALKKLAEREYHLIVLDIMLPDKDGWTILRHIRESMDVPVIMLTARSEEEDKLFGFELGADDYITKPFSSRLLVARIKALLKRNHVLSANNEIIINQIRINKDFRQAYIDDEKIDLTPIEYSLLLYFVDNINIALSRAKILDAVWGFDYFGDERTVDTHVKRLRKKLGRKNRCIETVRGLGYRMVKE, encoded by the coding sequence ATGTATGAAATTAAAATTTTGCTAGTTGAAGATAATGACAGGATTAGAGAAATAATAAGAAAATATCTTGAAAGAGAATCCTTTGTACTATTTGAAGCAAGTACTGGTGAAGAAGCATTAAAGAAGCTTGCTGAAAGAGAATATCATTTAATAGTACTTGATATTATGCTACCAGATAAGGATGGTTGGACTATATTACGTCATATACGAGAATCTATGGATGTTCCTGTCATTATGCTTACAGCCAGAAGTGAAGAAGAAGATAAACTATTTGGTTTTGAATTAGGAGCTGATGATTATATTACAAAACCTTTTAGCTCAAGGTTGCTAGTAGCTCGCATTAAAGCACTGCTAAAGAGAAATCATGTATTATCAGCAAACAATGAAATTATTATAAATCAAATTAGAATTAACAAGGATTTTAGGCAAGCATATATAGATGATGAGAAGATTGATTTAACACCCATAGAATATAGTTTACTTTTATATTTTGTAGATAATATTAATATAGCCTTGTCTCGAGCAAAGATTTTAGATGCTGTGTGGGGTTTTGATTATTTTGGTGATGAAAGAACTGTTGATACACATGTAAAAAGGCTTAGAAAAAAGCTTGGCAGAAAAAATCGGTGCATTGAAACTGTTAGGGGGCTTGGGTATAGGATGGTGAAAGAATAA